In Pseudobacter ginsenosidimutans, the following are encoded in one genomic region:
- a CDS encoding peptidylprolyl isomerase, which produces MRPSPKALATAALIIGSTATGLAQTIFTFGGKPVSKEEFLKAYNKNNTAEQPTDKSYRDYLDLYTRFKLKVQAAYDQRLDTLPAQLAELTGFRNQVVDNYMNDDASVNILIKEAADRLKKDISVAHIFVAADEHASAEVIARAEEKIKNIQQRLQNGEDFAQLALQVSEDPAVKSNKGTIGYITALVLPYAMENAVYATAPGKTSAIVRSQIGFHIFKNLAERPAIGKVTVAQILLGYPPEATDQQKAASRKKADSLIIVLNNGADFKELALMYSTDNTTYQSGGEIMEFGVGRYAPAFEQAAFALDKDGEVSAPFETDYGVHIIKRIKRSPLPGDLNDKIFQESLRTQVLQSDRMNVAKNILYDKIRKDVLFKQLSTAPMPQVIAYGDSLLQNRNPKEGSYLKENPALFLVKDRVYRFSDWKEFLESMFRLENMRHLPASQLFETFSERTIFDYYRDHLENYNPEFAYQLHEFKEGNLLFEIMQRKIWDVASSDSVGLQRYYETNKDKYWWEASADAVIFTANSAAAAEDARKKLETNPGDWKAISENSNGNLQADSGRFELGQIPVFERTNFTDGLITANVKNEADNTITFAYIIKVYRDKSPRSFADARGFIVNDYQLMLEEKWINELKKKYPVKIKEKVVSSLPRQ; this is translated from the coding sequence ATGAGACCTTCTCCGAAAGCCCTTGCAACCGCTGCCCTCATTATCGGCAGTACTGCTACCGGACTGGCGCAAACGATCTTCACCTTTGGTGGAAAGCCCGTAAGCAAAGAGGAATTCCTCAAGGCTTACAATAAGAACAATACTGCGGAACAGCCAACTGATAAATCCTATCGTGATTACCTGGATCTGTATACCCGCTTCAAACTGAAAGTACAGGCGGCCTATGATCAGCGCCTGGACACGCTTCCGGCGCAGCTGGCCGAACTAACCGGCTTCCGTAACCAGGTTGTGGACAATTACATGAATGATGATGCCAGCGTGAATATTCTCATCAAGGAAGCTGCGGATCGACTGAAGAAAGATATCTCAGTGGCCCATATTTTCGTGGCTGCCGATGAACATGCGTCTGCAGAAGTGATTGCCCGTGCAGAAGAGAAAATCAAAAACATTCAGCAAAGGTTACAGAACGGGGAAGATTTTGCTCAGCTGGCCCTTCAGGTTTCCGAAGACCCTGCCGTAAAGAGCAATAAAGGAACTATCGGTTATATCACAGCGCTGGTGTTGCCCTACGCAATGGAGAATGCCGTGTATGCTACTGCACCTGGTAAGACTTCTGCGATCGTGCGCTCTCAGATCGGTTTCCATATTTTCAAGAACCTGGCTGAAAGACCTGCCATCGGTAAAGTGACCGTTGCGCAAATCCTGCTTGGCTATCCTCCCGAAGCAACGGACCAACAAAAAGCAGCCAGTCGCAAAAAAGCGGACTCGCTGATAATCGTATTGAACAATGGCGCCGATTTCAAAGAACTGGCCCTGATGTACAGTACAGACAATACCACTTACCAGTCCGGAGGTGAAATAATGGAATTCGGCGTAGGCCGCTACGCGCCTGCATTTGAGCAGGCTGCTTTTGCGCTGGATAAAGACGGGGAGGTAAGCGCTCCCTTCGAAACCGACTATGGCGTACATATCATCAAAAGGATCAAACGCAGTCCGCTGCCCGGGGATCTGAATGATAAAATATTCCAGGAATCGCTTCGCACACAGGTGTTGCAAAGCGACAGAATGAATGTGGCAAAGAATATCCTCTATGATAAGATCAGGAAGGATGTACTTTTCAAACAACTCTCTACCGCTCCCATGCCGCAGGTGATTGCATATGGCGACAGCCTCCTGCAAAACAGGAATCCAAAAGAAGGTTCTTACCTGAAAGAAAATCCGGCACTCTTCCTGGTGAAGGATCGGGTGTACAGGTTCAGTGACTGGAAGGAATTCCTTGAATCCATGTTCCGCCTGGAGAATATGAGACACCTGCCAGCCAGTCAATTATTTGAAACATTCAGCGAAAGGACCATCTTCGACTATTACCGCGATCACCTGGAAAACTATAATCCTGAATTCGCATATCAGCTGCACGAATTCAAAGAAGGCAATCTCTTGTTCGAGATCATGCAAAGGAAGATCTGGGATGTGGCCAGCTCCGATTCGGTTGGCCTTCAACGTTACTACGAAACCAACAAGGATAAATACTGGTGGGAAGCGAGCGCTGATGCCGTGATCTTCACAGCCAACAGTGCAGCTGCAGCGGAAGACGCCAGGAAAAAACTGGAAACCAATCCCGGGGATTGGAAAGCGATTTCAGAAAACAGCAATGGCAACCTGCAGGCGGATTCCGGAAGATTTGAACTGGGGCAGATACCGGTTTTTGAGCGCACCAATTTCACCGATGGCCTGATAACAGCCAATGTGAAGAATGAAGCCGACAACACCATCACTTTCGCATATATAATAAAGGTATACAGGGATAAGAGTCCGCGCAGCTTTGCTGACGCCCGTGGATTTATCGTAAATGATTACCAGTTGATGCTGGAAGAGAAATGGATCAATGAACTGAAGAAGAAATACCCCGTTAAGATCAAAGAGAAGGTAGTGAGTTCGCTCCCGAGGCAATAA
- a CDS encoding porin family protein, with protein sequence MKRMKQLIIIVAACSLSMAAMAQQSKVFVKGGLNLANISKNNDGEVDDANTLASFHVGLMADLPVGQFFAIQPGLLFTGKGSKIQNGNSSDNNYYKATTNPLYVELPVNAVFKIPLETNSQLFVGAGPYAALGVGGKRKIEGKVLGVEYSRKDNIEFSNDDPTTFNEEEGAGLGVMRRFDFGLNATAGLILNKFLVQVNYGLGLTKLQSGADNGEDNKNKHRVLSLSVGIGL encoded by the coding sequence ATGAAACGGATGAAACAATTGATCATTATTGTAGCTGCCTGTTCGCTCAGTATGGCTGCAATGGCACAACAGAGCAAAGTATTCGTAAAAGGCGGTTTGAACCTCGCCAACATTTCAAAGAATAACGACGGTGAAGTGGATGATGCCAACACATTGGCCAGCTTTCACGTAGGTTTAATGGCAGACCTTCCTGTAGGTCAGTTTTTTGCTATTCAACCCGGATTGTTGTTTACAGGCAAGGGTTCCAAGATCCAGAATGGTAATTCATCAGACAACAATTATTACAAAGCGACCACTAATCCCCTGTATGTAGAATTACCAGTGAATGCGGTGTTTAAGATCCCTCTGGAAACCAACTCACAACTCTTTGTAGGCGCAGGCCCATATGCGGCATTGGGTGTTGGTGGTAAAAGAAAGATCGAAGGAAAGGTGCTTGGAGTGGAATACAGTCGTAAAGACAATATCGAATTCAGCAATGACGATCCTACCACATTCAATGAAGAAGAAGGCGCCGGCCTTGGCGTGATGCGCCGTTTCGATTTCGGTCTCAATGCCACTGCCGGTTTGATCCTGAACAAATTCCTGGTGCAGGTTAATTATGGTTTAGGTTTAACCAAACTGCAATCTGGCGCAGACAATGGTGAAGACAACAAGAACAAGCACAGGGTGCTCAGTCTTTCAGTAGGTATTGGTTTATAG
- a CDS encoding methylenetetrahydrofolate reductase, with product MKVIDHIKQAKDTLISFEILPPLKGKTINSIYDHLDPLMEFKPAYINVTYHRSEHVFKKKADGTFDKVEVRKRPGTVGICAAIMNYYKVDAVPHLICGGFNKRETEDALIDLNFIGVDNVLVLRGDAAKNETTFEPEIGGNRYALDLLKQVINLNNGIYLEEDIRDGFRTNFCIGVAGYPEKHFEAPNLQTDLAYLKAKVESGAEYVVTQMFFDNQKYFNFVKACREAGIDIPIIPGLKPITSKKQLSVIPRTFHVDIPTDFSNEIMKCKTDTDVEQVGTEWLLQQSKELKAAGVPVLHYYTLGKPKVIYNAVKKLV from the coding sequence ATGAAAGTAATTGATCATATCAAACAGGCTAAAGATACCCTGATTTCCTTTGAGATCCTTCCCCCTTTGAAAGGGAAGACCATCAATTCTATCTACGACCACCTGGACCCGCTGATGGAATTCAAGCCTGCATACATCAATGTTACTTATCACAGGAGCGAGCACGTGTTCAAAAAGAAGGCCGATGGCACTTTCGATAAAGTGGAAGTGCGCAAGCGCCCTGGCACTGTAGGCATCTGCGCCGCCATCATGAACTATTATAAAGTAGATGCAGTCCCTCACCTCATTTGCGGTGGTTTCAACAAACGTGAAACGGAAGACGCCCTGATTGACCTGAATTTTATTGGAGTAGACAATGTGCTGGTGCTCCGCGGTGATGCAGCCAAGAATGAAACCACTTTCGAACCAGAGATCGGTGGTAACCGTTATGCACTCGACCTGCTGAAACAAGTGATCAATCTCAATAACGGTATCTACCTCGAAGAAGATATCCGCGATGGCTTCCGCACCAATTTCTGTATCGGCGTAGCGGGCTATCCTGAAAAACATTTCGAAGCCCCCAATCTTCAGACGGATCTCGCTTACCTTAAAGCCAAAGTTGAATCCGGCGCTGAATATGTGGTAACGCAAATGTTCTTCGATAACCAGAAATATTTCAATTTCGTGAAAGCCTGCCGCGAAGCCGGCATCGATATTCCTATCATCCCGGGCCTGAAACCCATCACCAGCAAGAAACAACTGAGTGTGATCCCCCGCACTTTCCATGTAGACATTCCAACTGATTTCAGCAACGAGATCATGAAATGCAAAACAGATACGGATGTTGAACAGGTAGGAACAGAATGGTTACTGCAACAATCAAAAGAGCTGAAAGCGGCCGGCGTTCCTGTGCTGCATTACTACACACTCGGCAAGCCCAAAGTGATCTACAACGCAGTGAAAAAACTCGTTTAA
- the lptB gene encoding LPS export ABC transporter ATP-binding protein, with amino-acid sequence MISEIHTKELVKIYGGRTVVNHVSVQVKQGEIVGLLGPNGAGKTTTFYMVVGLIKPDEGQVFLDNEEITKLPMYKRAQLGIGYLPQEASVFRKLSVEDNIKAVLEMTRLTKAQQREKLESLLDEFRLHHVRKNNGDSLSGGERRRTEIARALAVDPKFILLDEPFAGVDPIAVEDIQGVVARLKYKNIGILITDHNVNETLSICDRAYLLIDGKIFKHGTAEELADDEQVRRLYLGRNFELKRKDYLHEEALRSIIGENKQ; translated from the coding sequence TTGATCAGCGAAATTCACACTAAAGAACTGGTAAAGATCTATGGCGGCCGTACCGTTGTGAACCATGTATCCGTACAGGTTAAGCAGGGAGAGATCGTGGGTCTGCTGGGTCCTAACGGAGCGGGAAAGACAACTACCTTCTACATGGTAGTAGGTTTGATCAAGCCCGACGAAGGCCAGGTATTCCTCGACAATGAGGAGATCACGAAGCTCCCCATGTATAAAAGGGCGCAGCTCGGGATCGGTTATCTTCCCCAGGAAGCCTCTGTTTTCCGCAAACTGAGTGTGGAAGACAATATCAAGGCTGTACTGGAAATGACCAGGCTCACCAAAGCCCAACAACGCGAAAAACTGGAAAGCCTGCTGGATGAATTCCGCCTCCATCACGTACGCAAGAACAATGGAGACAGTCTCTCGGGTGGTGAAAGAAGAAGAACAGAGATTGCCCGTGCACTGGCTGTGGATCCTAAATTCATACTGCTGGATGAGCCATTCGCCGGTGTGGACCCCATTGCCGTGGAAGATATCCAGGGAGTGGTGGCACGCCTCAAGTACAAGAATATCGGAATCCTCATCACTGACCATAACGTAAACGAAACCCTGAGTATCTGTGATCGCGCCTACCTGCTGATCGACGGTAAGATCTTCAAACATGGAACTGCTGAAGAACTGGCCGATGATGAACAGGTGCGCAGGCTCTATCTCGGTAGGAACTTCGAGCTGAAACGTAAGGATTACCTTCACGAAGAAGCCCTCAGGTCTATCATTGGTGAGAATAAACAATAA
- a CDS encoding GH3 auxin-responsive promoter family protein: MVKLLSPAISSLARMRLWRIEGWKTHPQDAQREVLQDLVTAAQYTEFGKKYNFSTLFNIRSFKQTVPVHEYEDMKPYIQRIMEGEQNILWNTPIYWFAKSSGTTSDKSKFIPVSDESLEDGHYKAAKDVLTMYYQFKPDSDLLTGKGLVLGGSHTINPLNHEAQYGDLSAVLLQNTPFWGNWLRVPDLSIALMDEWESKIEMLAQSTIRENVTSISGVPTWTLVLFRRILEITGKQSIAEVWPNLELYMHGGVSFTPYREQFQKIIGKPINYLEMYNASEGFFAAQDIPGEEGMLLFVDHGIFMEFMPIEEYGKQFPDTIGLSEVELNKNYALVISTNGGLWRYLLGDTIQFTSLDPFRIKVSGRLKHYMNAFGEEVIVDNTDKAIAAASAATGAIVNDYTAAPVYFSEGSNGAHEWLIEFEKQPDDLAAFTRELDATLKSLNSDYEAKRHKDIALRMPIVHSLTKGIFSNWLKSRGKLGGQHKVPRLSNERTHLEEIKQLAGIN, from the coding sequence ATGGTGAAACTATTGTCGCCTGCCATATCATCGCTGGCCCGCATGAGACTGTGGCGCATTGAAGGATGGAAAACCCATCCGCAGGACGCGCAAAGGGAAGTATTGCAGGACCTCGTAACTGCAGCGCAATACACCGAATTCGGCAAGAAATACAATTTCTCCACGCTCTTCAATATCCGCTCTTTCAAACAGACCGTTCCTGTGCATGAGTATGAGGACATGAAGCCTTATATCCAGCGCATCATGGAAGGTGAACAGAATATTCTCTGGAACACCCCCATCTACTGGTTTGCCAAAAGCAGCGGCACCACTTCAGACAAAAGCAAATTCATTCCCGTCAGCGATGAAAGCCTGGAAGACGGTCACTACAAAGCCGCCAAAGACGTGCTGACAATGTACTATCAGTTCAAACCCGACTCCGACCTGCTCACAGGAAAGGGACTGGTGCTGGGTGGCAGTCATACCATCAATCCTCTGAATCATGAAGCGCAATACGGAGACCTCAGTGCAGTGCTCCTGCAGAACACCCCATTCTGGGGTAACTGGCTGCGTGTACCTGATCTAAGTATTGCATTGATGGACGAATGGGAAAGCAAGATCGAAATGCTGGCCCAGAGCACGATCCGTGAGAATGTGACTTCTATCTCCGGAGTGCCTACCTGGACGTTGGTGCTGTTCCGCAGGATCCTCGAGATCACAGGAAAACAATCCATCGCTGAAGTATGGCCCAACCTGGAACTCTACATGCATGGAGGCGTTTCATTTACGCCTTACCGTGAGCAGTTCCAAAAGATCATCGGTAAGCCGATCAATTACCTGGAAATGTACAATGCCAGTGAAGGTTTCTTTGCAGCACAGGATATACCAGGTGAAGAAGGCATGCTGCTGTTTGTTGACCATGGCATCTTCATGGAGTTCATGCCGATTGAAGAATACGGAAAACAATTCCCCGATACCATCGGTCTCAGCGAAGTGGAGCTCAATAAGAACTATGCCCTCGTGATCAGCACCAATGGCGGACTCTGGCGGTATTTGCTGGGAGATACCATTCAGTTCACCTCTCTCGACCCTTTCCGTATCAAGGTCAGCGGAAGACTGAAACATTATATGAATGCTTTTGGGGAAGAAGTGATCGTAGACAATACCGATAAGGCCATTGCTGCAGCTTCTGCCGCCACCGGCGCCATCGTGAACGATTATACCGCCGCTCCGGTCTATTTCAGCGAAGGCAGTAATGGCGCTCACGAATGGCTGATCGAATTCGAAAAACAGCCTGATGATCTGGCTGCTTTCACCAGGGAGCTGGATGCCACACTCAAATCCCTCAACAGCGATTACGAAGCCAAACGGCATAAAGATATCGCCCTGCGCATGCCCATCGTGCATTCCCTCACCAAAGGAATTTTCAGCAACTGGCTTAAAAGCCGGGGCAAACTGGGAGGCCAGCACAAAGTACCACGCCTCAGCAATGAACGCACTCATCTGGAAGAGATCAAACAGTTAGCCGGGATCAACTAA
- the fabG gene encoding 3-oxoacyl-[acyl-carrier-protein] reductase, translating into MKLLDNKVAIVTGAARGIGEAIAVKLAEHGASIAFTYVSDSSADKAAALQQKLESLGVKAKAYKSNAGDFAASEQFVNDVVKEFGTIDVCVNNAGISKDNLLLRMTPEQWDDVMNINLKSVFNITKQVIRPMMKAKKGSIINMSSIIGIRGNAGQASYAASKAGIIGFTKSIAHELGSRNIRCNAIAPGFIETDMTHYLQDGDASKAFLEKIPLGRFGSGEEIANTTLFLASDMSTYITGQVLSVCGGLNI; encoded by the coding sequence ATGAAACTACTCGACAATAAGGTTGCTATAGTAACTGGCGCGGCCCGCGGTATCGGAGAAGCGATTGCAGTGAAACTGGCCGAACATGGCGCAAGCATCGCCTTCACTTATGTAAGCGACAGCAGCGCAGACAAGGCAGCAGCGCTTCAACAGAAACTGGAATCACTGGGTGTAAAAGCCAAAGCCTATAAAAGCAATGCCGGCGATTTTGCAGCCAGCGAGCAATTTGTGAATGATGTGGTGAAAGAATTTGGCACTATCGACGTTTGTGTGAACAATGCAGGTATCTCCAAAGACAATCTCCTGCTTCGCATGACGCCTGAGCAATGGGACGATGTAATGAACATCAACCTGAAAAGCGTTTTCAATATCACCAAGCAGGTGATCCGCCCCATGATGAAAGCAAAGAAAGGAAGCATCATCAATATGAGCTCCATCATCGGTATCCGCGGAAACGCAGGCCAGGCAAGCTATGCAGCCAGCAAGGCCGGTATCATCGGATTTACAAAATCCATCGCGCACGAACTGGGTAGCAGGAATATTCGTTGCAATGCCATCGCCCCCGGTTTCATCGAAACAGATATGACGCATTATCTCCAGGATGGAGACGCCAGCAAGGCATTCCTGGAAAAAATTCCTCTCGGACGTTTCGGAAGTGGTGAAGAAATTGCCAACACTACTTTGTTCCTTGCTTCAGACATGAGCACCTACATTACTGGTCAGGTGTTGAGCGTTTGCGGCGGATTGAATATTTAG
- a CDS encoding enoyl-CoA hydratase/isomerase family protein, translating to MIKEVQQGHVKAETHNGVTTIEFFHPQSNSLPGKLLEELAHVIHGAGNESDTRVIVLRSAGDKAFCAGASFDELVAIQNKEQGLDFFSGFAHVINAMRKCPQFIIARIHGKCVGGGVGIAAAADYAIAVEGADVKLSELAVGIGPFVVGPAVERKIGTAGFGHLAIDATMWRNSDWARRKGLFAELHSSVTDMDESIARLAHTLSHSSPQAMHELKKVLWKGTEHWDQLLIERAKISGELVLSSFTRNAIQEFKAKVKK from the coding sequence ATGATCAAAGAAGTTCAGCAGGGCCATGTAAAGGCCGAAACGCATAATGGAGTTACCACAATCGAGTTCTTTCATCCCCAGAGCAATTCATTGCCCGGCAAACTGCTGGAAGAACTGGCGCATGTGATCCATGGTGCAGGCAATGAAAGCGATACCAGGGTGATTGTGTTGCGCTCCGCAGGTGATAAAGCATTTTGTGCAGGCGCATCTTTCGATGAACTGGTTGCCATTCAGAATAAAGAGCAGGGACTAGATTTCTTCAGCGGCTTTGCGCATGTGATCAATGCCATGAGGAAATGCCCGCAGTTCATTATCGCGCGCATCCATGGCAAATGCGTGGGCGGCGGTGTAGGTATTGCCGCTGCGGCTGATTATGCCATCGCGGTGGAAGGCGCCGATGTGAAATTAAGTGAGCTGGCAGTTGGCATCGGTCCGTTTGTAGTGGGACCAGCAGTAGAAAGAAAGATCGGCACTGCCGGGTTCGGACATCTGGCCATCGACGCCACCATGTGGCGTAATTCAGACTGGGCCAGAAGAAAAGGATTGTTTGCAGAACTGCACAGCAGCGTAACCGATATGGATGAATCCATTGCACGCCTGGCGCATACTTTGTCGCACTCCAGTCCACAAGCCATGCATGAGTTGAAAAAAGTTTTGTGGAAAGGGACGGAACACTGGGACCAGTTACTGATCGAGAGAGCAAAGATCAGTGGAGAGCTGGTATTGAGCAGCTTTACAAGAAATGCAATTCAGGAATTCAAGGCGAAAGTGAAAAAATAG
- the paaZ gene encoding phenylacetic acid degradation bifunctional protein PaaZ — protein MIKLENYVTGKWISGDGEGQTLYNAVTGAALGTTSTKGLDFASVLEYGRTKGNPALRKMTFHERGLMLKALALMLREHLPELYSLSYQTGATKADSWVDIEGGIGNLFSYASLRRKFPNETFAVDGEPISLSKTGSFMGHHILVPKEGVAIHINAFNFPVWGMLEKIAVNLLAGMPAIVKPATVTSYLTEAVVKKIIASGILPDGALQLLVGSAGDLLDHVSEQDVITFTGSASTGKMLKAHPRVLAENVPFTMEADSLNCIVLGDDVTPDMPEWDIFVKEVRKEMTTKAGQKCTAIRRIFVPENKMEDVWKSIGKALSQTTIGNPENEKVRMGSLAGQSQREEVMAQVQKLLASSSIVYGSLDSVEVIDADAKKGAFMSPLLLLNQKPFESKEVHEVEAFGPVSTIMPYKSLEEATILAKKGKGSLVCSVVTADNKIAKDFVLGAASHHGRILVLNREDAKESTGHGSPLPMLVHGGPGRAGGGEEMGGIRGVKHYMQRTAIQGSPSAITAITNVYQQGGATHEDEKHPFRKYFEELQIGDTLHTHKRTVTEADIVNFANVSWDHFYAHTDHTSLEGTIFEKPVAHGYFILSAAAGLFVDAKKGPVMLNYGLEECRFLKPVYAGTTIAVQLTCKEKTEQEKKSEEDIAKGIVKWLVEVTDQLGEPVAIATILTMVRKKDQG, from the coding sequence ATGATAAAACTCGAAAACTACGTGACCGGCAAATGGATTTCCGGCGATGGAGAAGGGCAGACATTATACAATGCGGTTACCGGCGCAGCGCTGGGAACCACTTCCACAAAAGGACTTGACTTTGCCTCAGTACTGGAATATGGAAGAACGAAAGGCAATCCCGCTTTGCGGAAAATGACCTTTCATGAAAGAGGACTGATGCTCAAAGCACTCGCACTGATGCTCCGCGAACATTTACCAGAACTATACAGCCTGAGCTATCAGACAGGCGCCACCAAAGCAGATAGCTGGGTGGATATCGAAGGCGGCATCGGCAACCTATTCTCCTACGCATCCCTGCGCAGGAAGTTCCCCAATGAAACTTTCGCTGTTGACGGAGAGCCGATTTCGCTCAGTAAAACCGGCAGTTTCATGGGCCATCACATTTTAGTTCCCAAAGAAGGTGTAGCCATTCATATCAATGCATTCAACTTCCCTGTATGGGGTATGCTGGAAAAAATAGCGGTGAACCTCCTGGCAGGTATGCCGGCTATTGTGAAGCCTGCAACGGTAACCTCCTATCTTACAGAAGCCGTGGTGAAAAAGATCATCGCCTCAGGCATTCTGCCCGATGGCGCTCTCCAGCTACTGGTGGGCTCGGCCGGTGACCTGCTTGACCATGTTAGTGAACAGGATGTGATCACATTCACAGGCTCTGCCTCCACCGGCAAAATGCTGAAAGCACATCCACGTGTACTTGCAGAGAATGTTCCTTTCACCATGGAAGCAGATTCCCTGAACTGTATCGTGCTGGGAGATGACGTTACACCGGACATGCCCGAGTGGGACATCTTTGTGAAAGAAGTGAGAAAAGAGATGACCACCAAAGCCGGACAAAAATGTACAGCCATCCGCCGCATTTTTGTTCCTGAAAATAAGATGGAAGATGTGTGGAAATCGATCGGTAAGGCGCTCAGCCAAACCACCATCGGTAATCCGGAAAATGAAAAAGTGCGCATGGGCTCTCTCGCCGGACAAAGCCAGCGCGAAGAAGTGATGGCGCAGGTGCAGAAACTGCTGGCCTCTTCTTCCATTGTTTATGGTTCGCTGGACAGTGTTGAAGTGATCGACGCCGATGCAAAGAAAGGCGCTTTCATGAGCCCCCTGTTATTGCTCAACCAAAAACCTTTCGAATCAAAAGAAGTACATGAAGTGGAAGCTTTCGGTCCTGTAAGCACCATTATGCCTTACAAATCCCTGGAAGAAGCTACCATACTTGCCAAGAAAGGAAAAGGATCGCTGGTATGTTCTGTGGTGACTGCCGATAACAAAATTGCAAAAGACTTTGTACTGGGTGCAGCATCGCATCACGGACGCATCCTGGTGCTGAACCGCGAAGATGCCAAAGAAAGTACAGGTCACGGCTCTCCTTTGCCAATGCTGGTGCATGGCGGGCCTGGTCGCGCGGGTGGAGGTGAAGAGATGGGCGGCATAAGAGGCGTGAAGCATTATATGCAACGCACTGCCATCCAGGGATCACCTTCCGCCATAACTGCCATCACCAACGTTTACCAGCAAGGTGGCGCTACTCACGAAGATGAAAAACATCCATTCAGAAAATACTTTGAAGAACTGCAGATCGGCGATACCCTTCACACGCATAAGCGTACTGTTACTGAAGCGGACATCGTGAACTTCGCCAACGTGAGCTGGGACCATTTCTACGCACATACCGATCATACTTCACTTGAAGGCACCATTTTTGAAAAGCCTGTAGCACACGGTTACTTCATCCTCAGTGCAGCTGCTGGTTTATTTGTAGATGCGAAGAAAGGACCCGTGATGTTGAATTACGGACTGGAAGAATGCCGGTTCCTCAAACCCGTGTACGCAGGTACTACCATCGCCGTACAACTCACCTGTAAAGAAAAAACGGAGCAGGAAAAGAAAAGTGAAGAGGATATTGCAAAAGGGATCGTGAAATGGCTGGTGGAAGTTACGGACCAACTGGGAGAACCTGTTGCCATCGCCACCATCTTGACCATGGTAAGAAAGAAAGATCAGGGCTAA
- a CDS encoding viral A-type inclusion protein has protein sequence MIKTIASLAVISMMVLACNNAQDNAAERKDGYSTAPKTETDSLYHQVMDGHDVGMAKMGALKKYNGVVQSKIDSTQKLPAAKQDKAYLQEVMTLQQQLINAEKGMNEWMEGFNLDSASGPTASISYLKSELQKVTIVRDNILNSLSKADSLLKK, from the coding sequence ATGATAAAAACAATTGCTTCGCTGGCAGTGATCAGTATGATGGTTCTGGCCTGTAACAATGCACAGGACAATGCTGCTGAAAGAAAAGACGGATATTCAACAGCGCCTAAAACAGAAACAGATTCGCTTTATCACCAGGTGATGGATGGCCATGATGTGGGAATGGCGAAGATGGGAGCTTTGAAAAAGTATAACGGTGTAGTGCAATCGAAAATTGACAGTACTCAGAAATTACCTGCTGCAAAGCAGGATAAAGCTTATCTCCAGGAAGTAATGACCCTTCAGCAGCAGTTGATCAATGCGGAGAAGGGAATGAATGAGTGGATGGAAGGTTTTAACCTGGATTCTGCTTCCGGGCCAACAGCAAGCATCAGTTATCTGAAGAGTGAGCTGCAGAAAGTGACCATCGTTCGTGATAATATCCTCAACAGCCTCAGCAAGGCAGACTCCCTGTTGAAAAAATAG